In Ooceraea biroi isolate clonal line C1 chromosome 14, Obir_v5.4, whole genome shotgun sequence, the genomic window tgtgaaagtaacaatcatactgaatcgtttcaacatagtgaacatgaatgcatgtgaatacacgtaacataaacatcttcaaccttgcaaattctacactatgttccgttgttacttatctcatatttcttttcaatattggtttataatattcatattaattaatcattatgtatatatatacagggtgtcccgggttttaaccgacaaactgcgggagcatattctactagtggaaataagaaaaaattcttatatcgagtttgcttagaaatgctttagtacaaagttataaaccattattgaaaagaaatatgagataagtaacaacggattttttcacaaaaataaaaattatctacgcaatgatttagtgacgcatttcaaaatgttgtccttgcgcatcgatacaagctagacatcgacgtagtacagaatttgttgcagtacgacattcctgaaaattttgttgcatctcagtgactgaattagtaattcgttgctttaaatctatctggtgctctcctgttaggaaatctacgttgatactctcgtacggcagctcgtgcatgtccgtcacagaatccgtacacgaaatgaatatcggtgtattcctcatttgaaaacacttttggcattctgatagtaattgctagttgacacgacgattgaaatctaacagttACTgctgtgaaagtaacaatcatactgaatcgtttcaacatagtgaacatgaatgcatgtgaatacacgtaacataaacatcttcgaccttccaaattctacactatgttccgttgttacttatctcatatttcttttcaatattggtttataactttgtaatgaagcatttctaagcaaactcgatataagaattttttcttatgtccactagtagaatatgctcccgcagtttgtcggttaaaacccgggacaccctgtataaaatgaaagaacaaACTAATTCAAGGCAGCAACGACCTGCCTGCCCAGAGAAACGAGCGCGCTCCTCAGGGATAGTATCGTGATCAGCGCCGTAAGAACAAGTGCGACCATGTCGGAGTGTTCTACTCCCGTCACGTAGTGCAACCAGTTCTTCTTGTAGCCGTAACACTGTGACACCATACCAATGACGAATCCGGCAGTGCCCAGAAAATTGTGGAGGAGCTTGACGGTCACCGGTCGCACGAGCTTGCGAAGTTTCCACGCGATCCACACCGGATATCCGAAAATTGTTACGACGCACACGATCACTAGCGAGGAGAGCCCCGTAATGGCGTGGATCGACTGAAAATGGTTGTGATTCCGTTTGGCATCGTACATCAGGCCCACGCCGATTAGGTTGAAAATCAGCCCGATCGCTTGCAGAATCCAGTGCAGGTGTTTGCTGGCTTGGCGCGACAGGCAGCGAGTTAGAACGTTGTCACCCGCCAGGACGACAACGGCCTCCGACATCAGCAGGACGTACTGAAAGGATGAGATCGATTCGTGAACGACCGTGGAGAAGTTCCCTGTT contains:
- the LOC105286916 gene encoding cytochrome b561 domain-containing protein 2 — encoded protein: MRNNTSRGCFWSYTIYNGKLCVHYTHPADAIKFSSGNPRNSNYNLHLALRVPFRVESRIERRLSPLLFTRKFSPSKMAKELPTTQPTGNFSTVVHESISSFQYVLLMSEAVVVLAGDNVLTRCLSRQASKHLHWILQAIGLIFNLIGVGLMYDAKRNHNHFQSIHAITGLSSLVIVCVVTIFGYPVWIAWKLRKLVRPVTVKLLHNFLGTAGFVIGMVSQCYGYKKNWLHYVTGVEHSDMVALVLTALITILSLRSALVSLGRQSGGTVKV